The genomic DNA GTCTCTCCCCTGGCCAGGCGCACCTCCGCTTCCCGGAGCTTGTTGATGATCTCCTCTGCCGCAAACCGTTTCCTTGGCATCGCTGCCTCCCTTTCCGTCCAGGCATTTTCCCACTTTGCGCCTGGTCTAGTTTTTGGGGGGCAGGTCATTCGCGCTTCCCGCTTCTGCTGTCCCATCGGACGAGCAGTGTATTGAACACGGATAGGGTGAGCAGGTTCACATCGAGCCAGGGGTTCATGCGCTCGATATAGTCCAAGTCATAGCGGAGCTTGGAAGCGGGGGCATCGGTTTTGTTGTAGACCTGGGCCAGGCCGGTAAACCCCGGGCGGACCTGGAGGCGCTTCTCGAATCCAGGGATCGAGCCTTCCAAGGTGAGTTGCTCGTCTGCGGCCAGGGCGCGCGGTCCCACAAGGCCGATATCTCCCTTCCACATGCTGAGCACCTGGGGAAGCTCGTCTAAAGCGGTCTTTCTGAGAATGCGCCCGACTCTGGTGACTCGTGGGTCGTGTTCAACCGTCCAGACAGGCCCTATTTTGTCCGCACCGACGACCATCGTTCTGAACTTGAGCACATAAAAGGTGCGGCCCCCTTTACCGATGCGTCTCTGGCGGAAAAATATCGGGCCGCGGTCTTCCAGCCAGATCAACAGGGGGATGCCTGTCCAGAGGAGAATCCAGAGCGGCGCGAGGAGCAGGTGGGTCAGCGCAAGGATGAGCAGGTCGAATGGACGTTTATAGCGTTCTCGCTGGGAGACCGTTGTAGGTATGAAGTATTTCGCTTGAATCTCAGACTGCGCCACGTGGTCAGCCCCGGGCTGCAGAGCGTGCTTTGTGTTGCGCCGGGCTAAGCTTCTTCGGCGCGCTAAGCCCCGCCTTCTTCGAGCGCCCTTGTTTATCAAGCTGGTCCCAGATCCACGGATAGGTCTTGGCTACGCCCTGTTTCAGCGTCATCTTTGGCTCCCATTTGAGGAGCGCTTGAAGCTTGCTGTTATCGCTGTTACGCCCGCGGACGCCTTGAGGCTTCGTGAGGTCATAGCGCTTAGTCAGGCGCTTTCCGGAGGCAATGGCAGCATAGTCAATGAGCTGGTTGATGGTCACCAGTTCATCTGTGCCCAGATTAATGGGCTGGGTGTAGCCGGATGCCATGATGCGGACAAGGCCTTCAACGCAGTCGTCTATATAGCAGAAGCTGCGTGTCTGCTTGCCATCTCCCCACACCTCTATGGCGCCCCCGTCCTCCGCCTCAGCGACTTTTCGCATGATGGCGGCAGGAGCTTTCTCTTTGCCGCCATCATAGGTGCCTAGCGGGCCGTAGATGTTGTGGAAGCGCACGATACGGACATCGAGCTTGAATTCCTCGTGGTAGTACGTCGCCATCTGCTCGGCGAAGAGCTTTTCCCACCCATAGCCCTTTTCCGGGTCTGCAGGGACGGCATCAGTCTCTTTCAGCGGCGTGACGTCCGGGCTGTGCTGGAGGTGCTGGGGGTAGACGCAGGCGGAGCTGGTATAGAGGTAGCGATCAACGTTCGCAAGGCGGGCGGCTTCGAGCATATGGTTGTTGATGAGGGTGTTGTTGCGTGAGAGAGAGGCGTGATTCGCCGTGATGTAGCCGATGCCCCCCATATCGGCAGCCAACTGGTAGACATCCTGGATGCCGCTGACCGCCCGGGAGGCATTCTCAAAGAACCGCAGATCCGAAAGCAGGAATTCGTCTGCAGGAGACGGTTCGTATTCCGGCAATTTGATGTCCACGGCGCGGACCCAATGGCCTTGAGCTTTGAAGCGCTTTACAAGATGATGGCCGATAAACCCGCCGGCTCCGGTGACCAGAATCTTCATAGGTGATACCTCGGGATTCCGTGCTTAGGATAGCTTTGGAGCGGAACCTTTCACGACACCTGTATCAGGTATCTTGGCAGGAGTTGCGCCTGCCTGCTCCTTTGTT from Chloroflexota bacterium includes the following:
- a CDS encoding transposase, whose amino-acid sequence is MGQQKREARMTCPPKTRPGAKWENAWTEREAAMPRKRFAAEEIINKLREAEVRLARGETVAQVCKVLGVTDQTFYRWRREYGGLRIDQAKRL
- a CDS encoding sugar transferase → MPTTVSQRERYKRPFDLLILALTHLLLAPLWILLWTGIPLLIWLEDRGPIFFRQRRIGKGGRTFYVLKFRTMVVGADKIGPVWTVEHDPRVTRVGRILRKTALDELPQVLSMWKGDIGLVGPRALAADEQLTLEGSIPGFEKRLQVRPGFTGLAQVYNKTDAPASKLRYDLDYIERMNPWLDVNLLTLSVFNTLLVRWDSRSGKRE
- a CDS encoding NAD-dependent epimerase/dehydratase family protein, with protein sequence MKILVTGAGGFIGHHLVKRFKAQGHWVRAVDIKLPEYEPSPADEFLLSDLRFFENASRAVSGIQDVYQLAADMGGIGYITANHASLSRNNTLINNHMLEAARLANVDRYLYTSSACVYPQHLQHSPDVTPLKETDAVPADPEKGYGWEKLFAEQMATYYHEEFKLDVRIVRFHNIYGPLGTYDGGKEKAPAAIMRKVAEAEDGGAIEVWGDGKQTRSFCYIDDCVEGLVRIMASGYTQPINLGTDELVTINQLIDYAAIASGKRLTKRYDLTKPQGVRGRNSDNSKLQALLKWEPKMTLKQGVAKTYPWIWDQLDKQGRSKKAGLSAPKKLSPAQHKARSAARG